One Candidatus Binatia bacterium DNA window includes the following coding sequences:
- the etfB gene encoding electron transfer flavoprotein subunit beta, whose protein sequence is MKILVPCKRVPDPNSTIKVKPDGTGIATEGLKYVINPFDEIAIEEALRIKEKSAGTEVVLVSIGEKASQEQLRTGLAMGADRAILVLDGADLDSFAVARILRKIVEMESADLVLMGKQAIDDDSNQAGQMLAELLGWPQATFASEVKLSEDGKSARVVREVDGGLETVEIPLPAVVTADLRLNEPRYASLPGIMKARKKELKEIPLSELGVDATPKTKTLKVEPPPKREAGKKVSSVAELVELLHTEAKVI, encoded by the coding sequence GTGAAAATTCTGGTACCCTGCAAACGGGTCCCCGATCCCAACTCGACGATCAAGGTGAAACCGGACGGGACGGGAATCGCGACCGAGGGGCTCAAGTACGTCATCAACCCCTTCGACGAGATCGCGATCGAAGAGGCGCTGCGGATCAAAGAAAAGTCCGCCGGCACCGAAGTGGTTCTCGTGAGCATCGGCGAGAAAGCATCGCAGGAGCAGCTGCGGACCGGCCTCGCCATGGGGGCCGACCGGGCGATCCTGGTACTCGACGGGGCGGATCTCGACTCGTTCGCGGTCGCCCGCATCCTGCGGAAGATCGTCGAGATGGAATCGGCCGACCTGGTCCTGATGGGGAAGCAGGCCATCGACGACGACTCGAACCAGGCCGGCCAGATGCTGGCGGAGCTCCTGGGCTGGCCGCAGGCGACTTTCGCCTCCGAGGTGAAGCTTTCCGAGGACGGAAAGTCCGCCCGCGTGGTGCGGGAAGTCGACGGCGGTCTCGAGACCGTCGAAATCCCGCTCCCCGCCGTGGTCACGGCGGACTTGAGACTCAACGAACCCCGCTACGCTTCGCTGCCGGGGATCATGAAAGCCCGCAAAAAGGAGCTCAAGGAAATTCCCCTTTCGGAGCTCGGGGTCGACGCCACGCCCAAGACGAAAACCCTGAAGGTGGAACCTCCGCCGAAGCGCGAGGCCGGCAAGAAAGTGTCCTCCGTCGCCGAGCTCGTCGAGCTGTTGCACACCGAGGCAAAGGTCATCTGA
- the etfA gene encoding electron transfer flavoprotein subunit alpha yields the protein MGNVLVFAEHQGGKFGKTTLVALGAGKELARKANGACYAAVLGSGVESTAKEIAAYGVEKVFLVEDPALEHYVADAYAAALSELARSQGVSHLVATASAVGKDLMPRVAVRLDAGMASDIVAIVDEKTYKRPTYAGNAIATVEITTPVQVVTVRATAFDPAAKDGEAPVEKVQVPIDEKSRKIRFVEFAETKSDRPVLTEASIVVSGGRGLKSGENFQKILEPLCDVLGAAMGASRAAVDAGYVPNDLQVGQTGKVVAPDLYIAVGISGAIQHLAGMKDSKVIVAINKDEEAPIFQVADYGLVADLFQAVPELTEAIRKMKQG from the coding sequence ATGGGAAACGTGCTGGTATTCGCGGAACACCAGGGAGGGAAGTTCGGGAAAACGACGCTGGTCGCCCTCGGCGCCGGCAAGGAGTTGGCCCGCAAGGCGAACGGAGCCTGCTACGCGGCGGTGCTCGGCTCGGGGGTCGAGTCCACGGCCAAGGAGATCGCGGCCTACGGCGTGGAGAAGGTCTTCCTCGTCGAAGACCCGGCGCTCGAGCACTACGTGGCCGACGCGTACGCTGCCGCCCTCTCCGAACTCGCGCGTTCGCAGGGCGTCTCGCACCTGGTCGCGACGGCGAGTGCCGTCGGGAAAGACCTGATGCCTCGCGTGGCCGTGCGGCTCGACGCGGGAATGGCGAGCGACATCGTCGCCATCGTCGACGAGAAAACCTACAAGCGGCCCACTTACGCGGGAAACGCCATCGCGACCGTGGAGATCACGACCCCCGTACAGGTGGTGACCGTACGGGCTACGGCCTTCGACCCGGCCGCCAAAGACGGCGAGGCGCCGGTCGAGAAAGTCCAGGTCCCCATCGACGAAAAGTCCCGGAAGATTCGCTTCGTGGAGTTCGCCGAAACGAAGTCCGACCGCCCGGTCCTGACGGAAGCGTCGATCGTCGTCTCGGGGGGACGGGGGCTCAAGTCCGGGGAGAATTTCCAGAAGATTCTCGAGCCCCTCTGCGACGTGCTCGGCGCGGCGATGGGTGCCAGTCGAGCCGCCGTGGACGCGGGGTACGTGCCGAACGACCTCCAGGTGGGGCAGACCGGAAAAGTCGTCGCTCCCGATCTCTACATCGCGGTCGGGATTTCCGGCGCCATCCAGCACCTCGCCGGGATGAAAGACTCGAAGGTCATCGTGGCCATCAACAAGGACGAAGAGGCCCCGATCTTCCAGGTAGCGGATTACGGGCTCGTGGCCGACCTCTTCCAGGCGGTGCCGGAGCTGACCGAAGCCATCAGGAAGATGAAGCAGGGCTGA
- the fmt gene encoding methionyl-tRNA formyltransferase, whose protein sequence is MKVVLFGQAAFAEKVLEGLLARGHDVLAVYCPPDREGREDPLKKKAREKGIPVRQYASLKRPEVAEELRATAAELGVLAYVTQIVPREVFSAPRLGSICFHPSLLPAYRGGSAIPWQIIKGETRTGVTVFWVDEGIDTGPILLQREATIDPDDTAGTLYYRKLFPLGVEAVLDAVDLVSRGEAPRIPQDETKASYDPLCRDEHARVDWNRNVRELYDLVRGCDPQPGAHTEWKGRKLRFYDARPVEGTFRPGVVEALSPEGMVVGARGGGLRFGRLRWGEGEKKSAAEVAREIGLEVGSSLA, encoded by the coding sequence ATGAAAGTCGTCCTTTTCGGCCAGGCAGCCTTCGCCGAGAAGGTGCTCGAGGGTCTCCTCGCGAGGGGTCACGACGTCCTCGCGGTCTACTGCCCGCCGGACCGAGAGGGCCGGGAGGATCCCCTGAAGAAAAAGGCGAGGGAGAAGGGGATCCCGGTCCGTCAGTACGCCTCGCTCAAACGTCCCGAAGTCGCCGAGGAGCTCCGAGCGACGGCGGCCGAGCTCGGCGTGCTCGCCTACGTGACACAGATCGTCCCGCGGGAGGTCTTCTCCGCGCCCAGGCTCGGCAGCATCTGTTTTCATCCTTCGTTGCTTCCGGCCTACCGCGGCGGCAGCGCCATTCCGTGGCAGATCATCAAGGGCGAGACCCGTACGGGAGTCACCGTGTTCTGGGTGGACGAAGGCATCGACACGGGCCCGATCCTTCTCCAGAGGGAAGCGACGATCGATCCCGACGACACGGCCGGGACGCTCTACTACCGGAAGCTTTTCCCGCTCGGGGTGGAAGCCGTCCTCGATGCCGTGGATCTCGTCTCGCGCGGCGAGGCACCCAGGATTCCACAGGACGAGACGAAGGCGTCCTACGACCCCCTCTGCAGGGACGAGCACGCTCGTGTGGACTGGAACCGGAACGTGCGCGAGCTCTACGACCTCGTCCGGGGATGCGACCCGCAGCCGGGCGCGCACACGGAATGGAAGGGACGGAAGCTCCGTTTCTACGACGCGCGCCCCGTGGAGGGGACATTTCGTCCCGGCGTAGTCGAAGCTCTTTCTCCGGAGGGGATGGTCGTGGGGGCGCGGGGGGGAGGGCTTCGGTTCGGCCGGCTCCGTTGGGGCGAAGGCGAAAAAAAATCCGCGGCGGAAGTCGCCAGGGAGATCGGTCTCGAAGTCGGAAGCTCGCTCGCCTAG
- a CDS encoding carboxymethylenebutenolidase, producing MEIRTSRFELRTEDGSMPVFRAEPQEGGRWPAVVVLMEAFGLNRHIESVAERLAREGYVTAAPDLYYREETRSAGYDQLDRALALMGTLDDEKVVRDLEALVSSLAGDPKVDGDRIGVTGFCMGGRIAFLVACRDSRIRAAVPFYGGGITASRSGTGKAPLDYAPELRSPMLLFFGGRDPFIPLDEVERIRARLSELGKDAEVVVYPDAPHGFFCDDRNTYRPDAAADAWRRMLEFFAKHLGARPGG from the coding sequence ATGGAAATCCGAACGAGCCGCTTCGAGTTGCGCACCGAAGACGGGTCCATGCCCGTGTTCCGGGCCGAACCGCAGGAAGGCGGCCGGTGGCCGGCCGTCGTCGTCTTGATGGAGGCGTTCGGGCTCAACCGGCACATCGAGTCCGTGGCCGAACGGCTCGCCCGCGAGGGGTACGTGACGGCGGCTCCCGATCTCTACTACCGGGAAGAGACGCGTTCGGCGGGTTACGACCAGCTCGATCGGGCCCTTGCGCTCATGGGGACTCTCGACGACGAGAAGGTCGTGCGCGATCTCGAGGCACTCGTTTCCTCTCTCGCGGGAGACCCGAAGGTAGACGGCGATCGCATCGGCGTCACGGGATTTTGCATGGGAGGCCGGATCGCGTTTCTCGTGGCCTGCCGGGATTCTCGGATCCGCGCGGCCGTTCCTTTCTACGGCGGAGGCATCACCGCTTCTCGTTCCGGAACGGGCAAGGCTCCGCTCGACTATGCCCCGGAACTCCGATCCCCGATGCTCCTTTTCTTCGGAGGTCGGGACCCCTTCATCCCGCTCGACGAGGTCGAGCGGATTCGAGCGAGGCTCTCCGAGCTCGGGAAAGACGCCGAGGTGGTCGTCTACCCCGATGCGCCGCACGGGTTTTTTTGCGACGACAGGAACACCTATCGGCCGGACGCCGCCGCGGACGCGTGGCGGCGTATGCTCGAGTTCTTCGCGAAACACCTCGGGGCGCGGCCCGGGGGGTAA
- a CDS encoding hypothetical protein (possible pseudo, frameshifted): protein MCDENVIVRGRGTIFLGGPPLVKAATGEEVTAEELGGGEVHTRISGVSDYLAEDDHHALSLTRAIFGNLPPEAEHYRAESPEPPYYDPEELYGIVPRDPRKPYDIREVIARIVDGSRFHEFKALYGPTLVTGFARIHGYLVGIVANNGVLFSESSLKGTHFIELCSQRKVPLVFLQNITGFIVGKQYEHGGIAKDGAKMVHAVATSPVPKFTVIVGASHGAGNYGMCGRAYGPRLLFLWPNARISVMGGEQAARTLLTVKLQQLEAQGRSLGPEEREAFVAPILEKYEREGNPYYSTARLWDDGILDPLETRDVLGLGLALARHAPIPDWKPGVFRM from the coding sequence ATGTGCGACGAGAACGTGATCGTGCGAGGGCGCGGGACGATCTTCCTCGGGGGTCCCCCGCTGGTGAAGGCGGCCACGGGCGAGGAGGTCACGGCCGAGGAACTCGGCGGAGGCGAGGTGCACACGCGAATCTCGGGGGTCTCGGACTACCTCGCGGAGGACGATCACCACGCCTTGTCGTTGACCCGGGCCATCTTCGGGAACCTCCCCCCCGAGGCCGAGCACTATCGTGCCGAGAGTCCCGAGCCCCCGTACTACGACCCGGAGGAGCTCTACGGGATCGTGCCCCGCGACCCCCGGAAGCCCTACGACATCCGCGAAGTCATCGCCCGGATCGTCGACGGCAGCCGCTTCCACGAGTTCAAGGCGCTGTACGGGCCGACGCTCGTGACCGGGTTCGCCCGGATCCACGGCTACCTCGTCGGCATCGTGGCCAACAACGGAGTACTCTTTTCCGAATCCTCGCTCAAAGGCACCCACTTCATCGAACTCTGCTCGCAGAGGAAAGTCCCGCTCGTGTTCCTGCAGAACATCACCGGTTTCATCGTCGGCAAGCAGTACGAACACGGCGGGATCGCCAAGGACGGGGCGAAAATGGTCCACGCCGTCGCCACGAGTCCCGTCCCCAAGTTCACCGTCATCGTCGGAGCGTCCCACGGAGCCGGGAACTACGGGATGTGCGGTCGCGCCTACGGCCCGAGGCTCCTCTTCCTCTGGCCCAACGCGAGGATCAGCGTCATGGGGGGCGAGCAAGCGGCCCGGACGCTGCTCACCGTCAAACTCCAACAGCTCGAAGCACAGGGGCGCTCGCTCGGTCCGGAAGAGCGCGAAGCCTTCGTCGCACCGATCCTCGAGAAGTACGAACGCGAGGGGAATCCTTACTACTCCACGGCCCGTCTCTGGGACGACGGGATCCTCGACCCTCTCGAGACGCGCGACGTGCTGGGCCTGGGACTGGCTCTGGCCCGGCACGCGCCGATCCCCGATTGGAAACCCGGGGTGTTCCGGATGTAG
- a CDS encoding IclR family transcriptional regulator → MRRDKSNYIIQSVTHALDVLEQFGSPDEELGVTELSKRLKLHKNNVFRLLATLESRGYIEQNKATENYRLGVRCLHLGQRYLAQLGLLHQARPVLFELARKAEETAFLAVARDYSMVTVEVEEPPRPVRAVARPGDLLPLASTAVGKAHLAFGTRSRPSADARDRAPSPKAKRQDSTPDFAWYDTLRSLERMAAQQGPEIDRAKLEKQIDEAVERGYAVEYGEFCPDVHSLAAPVRDYTHTMVAALGLAGPAFRLPAEVLERKLAPELLDAASRLSARLGFTG, encoded by the coding sequence GTGCGCAGAGACAAGTCGAATTACATCATCCAGTCCGTCACCCATGCCCTCGACGTGCTCGAGCAGTTCGGGTCCCCCGACGAGGAGCTCGGTGTGACCGAGTTGAGCAAGCGTTTGAAACTCCACAAGAACAACGTTTTCCGGCTCCTGGCGACGCTCGAGTCTCGGGGTTACATCGAACAGAACAAGGCCACCGAAAACTACCGGCTCGGGGTGCGCTGCCTCCATCTCGGTCAGCGATACCTCGCGCAACTCGGCCTTCTGCACCAAGCGAGGCCCGTTCTGTTCGAGCTCGCCCGAAAAGCCGAAGAGACCGCCTTTCTCGCGGTCGCGAGGGACTACAGCATGGTCACCGTGGAGGTGGAGGAGCCGCCGCGTCCGGTCCGGGCCGTCGCCCGTCCCGGAGACTTGCTACCGCTCGCCTCGACGGCGGTGGGAAAGGCCCATCTGGCCTTCGGGACGCGCTCGCGCCCGAGTGCGGACGCGCGGGACCGGGCACCTTCGCCGAAGGCGAAGCGGCAGGATTCCACGCCGGACTTCGCCTGGTACGACACGCTCCGGTCGCTGGAACGAATGGCCGCGCAGCAGGGTCCCGAAATCGACCGAGCCAAACTCGAAAAACAAATCGACGAAGCGGTCGAGCGGGGTTACGCGGTCGAGTACGGGGAGTTCTGTCCCGACGTCCACTCTCTGGCCGCTCCGGTGCGCGACTACACGCACACGATGGTCGCGGCACTCGGGCTCGCCGGGCCGGCCTTCCGGTTGCCGGCCGAGGTGCTCGAGCGCAAGCTCGCCCCGGAACTCCTCGACGCCGCCTCCCGACTCTCCGCTCGCCTGGGCTTCACGGGCTGA
- a CDS encoding MFS transporter encodes MAPALRFSGYRVLANREYRIFWLGQWVSLVGTWMQQVTQAWLLARLTRSPLALGLLGMASAAPLLLFVLPGGFVSDRFDRYRIVVVTQALSLAQAAILAVLTLSARIEPWHVIALAAALGTINAFDVPARQAFVVELVGPEELPNAIALNSTGFNFARVLGPAIGGLLVAAAGEGTCFALNAASYGAVLFGLWKIRCRRSGRDRENTGRAAGRWWDGVAYSWRHADLRRILVFVGVVSGLSVPYRHFLPSFAQEVLGVGAWRYGLLLSGAGIGAGLGALFLAGIRLSPAVYHRLLPAGLLLLGSGLLGLAWAGRFGAAFVLLVLAGLGGIAYFNASHTLVQLGASDEFRGRVVSVYALMHQGTATFGSLALGLLAEGVGVRSVFYAGAFAALGCGLALLGWRPVSPASSS; translated from the coding sequence ATGGCGCCGGCGCTGCGATTTTCCGGCTACCGCGTGCTCGCCAATCGCGAGTACCGGATTTTCTGGCTGGGACAGTGGGTGTCCCTGGTCGGGACGTGGATGCAGCAGGTGACGCAGGCGTGGTTGCTGGCCAGGCTCACCCGGAGCCCTCTGGCGCTCGGGCTTCTCGGTATGGCGTCGGCCGCGCCGCTGCTCCTTTTCGTCCTGCCGGGCGGGTTCGTGAGCGACCGCTTCGATCGCTATCGGATCGTGGTCGTGACGCAGGCACTCTCGCTCGCTCAGGCGGCGATCCTGGCCGTCCTGACTCTCTCGGCGCGAATCGAGCCGTGGCACGTGATCGCGCTCGCGGCGGCGCTGGGAACGATCAACGCCTTCGACGTACCGGCCCGGCAAGCCTTCGTCGTCGAACTCGTCGGTCCCGAGGAGCTCCCGAACGCCATCGCGCTGAACTCCACGGGCTTCAACTTCGCGCGGGTTCTCGGTCCCGCGATCGGAGGACTGCTGGTGGCCGCAGCGGGGGAAGGGACGTGCTTCGCCCTCAACGCGGCCAGCTACGGAGCCGTGCTCTTCGGACTCTGGAAGATCCGGTGCCGCCGCTCCGGGCGCGACCGCGAAAACACGGGCCGGGCCGCGGGCCGCTGGTGGGACGGCGTCGCCTACTCGTGGCGACACGCGGACTTGCGCCGGATTCTCGTCTTCGTCGGCGTCGTGAGCGGCCTCTCCGTTCCGTATCGCCACTTTCTACCGTCTTTCGCCCAGGAAGTGCTCGGCGTGGGGGCGTGGCGCTACGGCCTCCTGCTGAGCGGGGCGGGAATCGGGGCCGGGCTCGGTGCGCTCTTTCTCGCCGGGATCCGGTTGTCTCCCGCGGTCTACCACCGACTCCTGCCCGCGGGTCTCCTGCTCCTCGGGTCCGGACTCCTCGGCCTGGCCTGGGCGGGCCGGTTCGGCGCCGCTTTCGTCCTTCTCGTTCTGGCCGGCCTCGGGGGAATCGCGTACTTCAACGCTTCCCACACCCTCGTGCAGCTCGGGGCGAGCGACGAGTTCCGGGGGCGGGTCGTGTCGGTCTACGCGCTCATGCACCAGGGCACCGCCACCTTCGGAAGCCTCGCCCTGGGTCTTCTGGCCGAAGGCGTGGGCGTGAGGTCGGTTTTCTACGCGGGCGCCTTCGCGGCGCTCGGCTGCGGACTCGCCCTGCTGGGGTGGCGCCCCGTCAGCCCTGCTTCATCTTCCTGA